Proteins from a genomic interval of Xylocopa sonorina isolate GNS202 chromosome 4, iyXylSono1_principal, whole genome shotgun sequence:
- the LOC143422876 gene encoding very long chain fatty acid elongase 7 has product MSVDICKLDGQDGMVHPVHVPQNVGFLETYRYIMEDAADSRVADWPLMASPFPLLGIVSIYLAFVLRLGPLYMKNRKPYHLNKVMICYNIFMATASASVFYGLLTSGYTTKFSLGCEAHTVSNDPESYRMARWMWRLLMLKIVELGDTVIFILRKKYSQASFLHIYHHTSTVLLSWIACKFVPGGMWTFPIMPNCIVHVIMYTYYLLACLGPEVQKRIAPWKQYITGLQMIQFIIMICHTCQTLLPSCEPNRKPVAYMYMSQILIMFYLFCDYYKKSYHKRKTE; this is encoded by the exons ATGTcagtcgatatctgcaaactcgacGGCCAGGATGGGATGGTTCACCCGGTTCACGTGCCACAG AATGTGGGGTTCTTGGAAACGTATCGTTACATCATGGAAGACGCAGCAG ATTCGAGAGTGGCGGATTGGCCATTAATGGCCAGTCCATTTCCACTGCTAGGAATTGTATCCATTTATCTGGCCTTCGTTCTTCGTCTTGGTCCGCTCTACATGAAGAATCGAAAGCCGTATCATCTAAACAAGGTTATGATCTGTTACAACATCTTCATGGCAACTGCCAGCGCGTCTGTATTTTACGGG TTGCTCACGTCAGGCTATACCACAAAATTTTCACTCGGCTGCGAGGCTCACACGGTCTCGAACGATCCTGAGTCTTATCGC ATGGCTCGATGGATGTGGAGGCTTTTAATGTTAAAAATCGTGGAGCTGGGCGACACCGTTATATTCATACTGAGGAAGAAATACAGCCAAGCCTCTTTCCTTCACATCTATCATCACACCTCGACTGTTCTTCTCTCATGGATAGCGTGTAAATTTGTTCCAG GCGGCATGTGGACGTTCCCGATTATGCCGAACTGCATCGTGCACGTGATTATGTACACCTATTATCTGCTCGCCTGCTTGGGGCCAGAAGTGCAAAAGAGGATCGCGCCTTGGAAACAATACATAACGGGGTTACAAATG ATTCAATTCATCATCATGATTTGCCACACGTGTCAAACTTTGTTGCCTTCTTGCGAGCCGAACCGGAAGCCAGTGGCTTACATGTACATGTCTCAGATCCTTATTATGTTCTACTTGTTCTGCGATTATTATAAGAAGTCGTATCATAAAAGAAAGACGGAGTAA
- the LOC143423076 gene encoding cysteine sulfinic acid decarboxylase: MSDWQSTPCVEKHKQFLEELVAILMDSTFESVSRENPVLRWREPEHLQDIIKFKLQDQPQAQDSLLKVAAQIVKYSVKTGHPYFMNQLFSGLDPYGLAGQWLTDALNSSVYTYEVAPVLTLMEKTVITKLLSMFYKEDNGSTIGDGLFCPGGSFANGTAINLARFSYRRKSKSGKKISSSNLVLFASEDAHYSISKWGNVCDVEVVLVKTDEYGRMDVGDLKMKILEEQKRGNYPFVVAATAGTTVLGAFDPLIEIADICQEFGMWLHVDAAWGGGLIFSKKHSGLLRGIQRADSILFNPHKLLAVPQQCSVLLTKHDTILKEAHSIHVPYLFQKDKFYPKDLDLGNKYLQCGRRPDVLKFWFMWQAKGTSGFEKHVDHLMTLSVLFKEEIKKRNGFKLVTDSCFINVCFWFVPPSLRDQNSVCNYDKRLNEVAPRLKEKMTKRGSLMINYQSLHEKPNFFRFVVQNSGVDKQDIFYVFDELENLGECL; this comes from the exons ATGTCTGATTGGCAGAGCACACCGTGCGTGGAGAAGCACAAACAGTTTCTCGAGGAACTTGTTGCGATTTTGATGGATTCGACGTTCGAAAGTGTGTCTCGTGAAAATCCTGTGCTGAGGTGGAGAGAACCGGAGCATTTGCAGGATATTATAAAGTTCAAGTTGCAGGATCAACCGCAAGCCCAGGATTCCCTTCTAAAGGTCGCAGCTCAGATTGTCAAGTACAGCGTTAAGACGGGACACCCTTACTTTATGAATCAATTGTTCTCCGG ATTGGATCCATACGGTTTAGCTGGGCAATGGCTTACCGACGCGTTAAATTCTTCGGTGTATACTTACGAGGTAGCACCAGTCTTAACGTTAATGGAAAAGACCGTGATTACGAAATTGTTAAGTATGTTTTACAAGGAGGACAACGGTAGTACGATCGGGGATGGTCTTTTTTGTCCAGGAGGTTCCTTCGCTAATGGTACCGCTATTAACTTAGCACGATTTTCGTACAGAAGAAAATCCAAAAGT GGGAAGAAAATATCATCCTCAAACTTGGTACTCTTCGCATCTGAAGATGCTCATTATTCGATTTCAAAGTGGGGAAACGTTTGCGACGTAGAAGTTGTGCTTGTAAAAACCGACGAGTACGGTAGAATGGATGTTGGCGATTTGAAGATGAAAATATTGGAAGAACAGAAAAGAGGGAATTACCCGTTTGTCGTTGCTGCCACCGCAG GGACGACAGTGTTGGGTGCTTTCGATCCTTTGATCGAAATTGCAGATATTTGTCAAGAATTCGGTATGTGGCTGCACGTGGACGCAGCTTGGGGAGGTGGTTTGATATTTAGCAAAAAGCACAGCGGTCTTTTACGAGGGATACAGAGGGCAGATTCTATTCTATTTAATCCGCACAAATTATTAGCCGTTCCTCAACAATGCTCGGTGCTTTTGACCAAGCACGATACTATTTTGAAAGAAGCACATTCTATACATGTTCCGTATCTTTTCCAAAAAGATAAATTTTACCCCAAAGACTTAGACCTGGGGAATAAGTACCTGCAGTGTGGACGCAGACCAGACGTGTTGAAATTCTGGTTCATGTGGCAAGCTAAG GGTACTTCAGGATTTGAAAAGCACGTCGATCATCTAATGACACTTTCGGTTCTTTTCAAAGAAGAAATTAAGAAAAGAAATGGCTTTAAATTAGTGACAGACTCGTGTTTTATAAATGTGTGTTTTTGGTTCGTACCGCCTTCCTTAAGAGATCAGAATTCAGTTTGCAATTATGACAAACGATTAAATGAA GTTGCACCCCGGTTAAAGGAAAAAATGACTAAAAGGGGTAGTTTAATGATTAATTATCAATCACTCCACGAAAAACCAAACTTTTTCCGTTTCGTCGTTCAGAATTCAGGAGTGGATAAGCAGGATATTTTCTATGTCTTTGACGAACTGGAGAACCTCGGAGAATGTCTCTGA
- the Uxt gene encoding uxt prefoldin-like subunit, with protein sequence MNPDIQEKVIKFETFVNDVLREDLAKLEEKLDTKNADIAEFLQLKTTITTLQNNGLDQSGFKTQVDVGQNFFIEAHVPNASTILLDVGLGHYVELSLNDALAVINVRIKLLEQQIVHFRKEIAKTNAHIKLILLSIEQLQGLED encoded by the coding sequence ATGAATCCTGATATTCAGGAAAAGGTCATCAAGTTTGAAACATTTGTCAATGATGTATTAAGGGAGGATCTGGCTAAGTTAGAAGAGAAACTTGACACTAAGAACGCTGATATCGCTGAGTTTCTTCAGTTAAAGACTACAATAACTACTCTTCAGAATAATGGTCTTGATCAGAGTGGTTTTAAAACTCAAGTAGATGTTGGACAGAACTTCTTCATAGAAGCACATGTTCCTAATGCCTCTACGATCCTGTTGGATGTTGGGCTAGGACACTACGTGGAACTATCCCTAAATGATGCTCTGGCAGTCATTAATGTTAGGATCAAACTACTGGAACAACAGATTGTACATTTTCGCAAAGAGATAGCAAAAACAAATGCTCATATCAAACTGATTCTCCTAAGCATTGAACAGTTGCAAGGACTCGAAGATTGA